One Xiphophorus maculatus strain JP 163 A chromosome 15, X_maculatus-5.0-male, whole genome shotgun sequence genomic window, attgtgataaaatctTCTGTTGATTTGACATATAGAGTTAGACAATTTTCTTCAAGTGGCATATGAACAAAATCCTGTCCTTCCACATATTCCAGTATTAGGTAGAACAgacatatttaaaactgaagggaagaaaagaacctaaaaataaaaatagtattgAGCTTACAAGCCAATAACTGGGTTTGTAGAATAGCAAGCTTTTCTATTTTGaatgaacagttttattttcattttacttttattattttcagaaacaGTTCTAAAGACTTCAAGAagcattttcatttgaaaatattgatCGGAACAATGAAATTGTGCGGtactttgaaaaatattgtCATGATTTACAATCTCTTCAAATTAGTATAAAATAATCTCTACATAAGAGTATATTTATTGTATCTTACAATTCTTTTTCTATTCTGTACGCTGAAGACGTGAGACCTGAGCCCTTGCCCTTGCAATGCTTCCAAGTGACCCTCTTCTCGACGTCCTCCTGGCAGGTGCAGGCCCTCTCGAAACGTCCTCGCACTCCCTTCTGCAAGCTTCCATTGACCTGTAGTTGTTGGCATTGCCATGGCAGCCTCCGTACCAGAACTCCTTGCATTTGCCAGTGCTGTAGTCATACACGAACCGAACCATCCAGTTGTCACATGGACCTTCATCACGGGGCAGGAGGCAAACATTCCCGCCGGAAGGATCAGCAGGGCGAGATGGATGCAACTGttcagaaagaaagaacaaaaactaaTGAAAGTTCAGGTTAAGGTTAGAATGCAGGAAGTGGTGCATGTACATTAACAttacatacatttgtttttttttaattctgataTAATTATATGggttttctcatttgttttctatttgtatGCACTATAAGAAGAGGACCAGACTGGAATGAAAGGATGTCATTTTTGAGTACAAAACAATAACATCATCTGATATAGCTGCCAAGAACAACTTGctaacattcatccatccatccatccatccatccatccatccatccatccattttattACACCCAATTGGGGTTGGGAGTGGtgttggtgcctatctccagctgttAACAagtgagaggcagggtacaccctagACAGATAACCAGTCCACCACAGGACTAACATGTATTCAAGCCTTATagagctctgctaatgagctaatattgAAGCTAGGTATGTTAAAACTTACAGGACTTTGTCCTTAGAGAACTGGAGGTTGAAACCATTGATTTAGAGCAATATGCTTTGTGAATCCAGTGCAGAAACAAATAAGAGCAAAACATCTGTGGAAAATGGTGGAGACGGCTATGCTTTATGAATTTCCCCTCAGTATCTTAATGTAGGTCATAAATTTTCTTCCTACCTCAGTTGTTTGAAACTCGGGACACCCGGCCCTTCCAACTCCTGGAGCTGGAGTCACGCCATCCAAACAACAGCCATATCTATAAACAATTTCTCTGTTAGAAATGGATAATTTCTCTGGATGTTATTAACTAGTTTCAAAGCTCAGAGGAAGACAGCAGGTTACCTGCTCTGAGCACAGTCATGTTGTGGGCAGCCCTGGCTCCTAGGTCCAGTTGCAGAGGTGTGGCCATCAGGACAGCAGCCATACAACGACTGAGCACAGTGGGGACCGTACACAGGAGGATAGGGACCCCGCTCACTGTATGTGTCTGGCCTTGGAACTTTACCAAGAGAACATGACATCAAACACAGCGTACTCATTGTAAGCCACACAAAATGCCAtagactttttgttttgatcttgTTTTGTGGTCTTCTGCATTTGCTTATTTGTTCAATATactatttatttggattttcacAATAGATTAGATCAGAAATATCAgtggttgtgtgtttttgttcgaaagtttaaaatgcaacagaataaaatagaaaaccatGTTCACATCTTATTTTCCTGGTAGGTCTACCAGCTTCCATGCTAAGAGGCGGAGTGACATTTTTACAAACCTGAATGATCTCCTGGAACATGTGGCACAAATCTTCTTGGGCTTTCTCCGGCCTCTGGATTTTGAACACTTGGAACcgctaaaaaatatttgaaaaaattagcacatgaaataaatacaaaaccgAAGGTTTCAAAAGAGGTTTTTCTCACTTTGTACTCCTGGACAGGGTTGTATGTTGCATGAGTCTACAGAAAGAGGTCTACTAGCTGCTCCACATCGTTCCTCTGGGTAGGGATTGAGATCTGTATCAAAGCAGCCAACCTTCCTCTCTCTCACGCCTCCACCACAGCTCCTGGTGCACTGCAAGGACAAAAGATGGAGGATAACAAGGTAGAGATAACAGCAGTAATAAGGAGTCGAGGATGTTTTCCCTTAAACTTACAAGTCCAAACTCTGTCACATGCcaggaaatgtgtgtgtgacaggCAGGTCTGCGGCAGGTCTGGACAGAAGCAGGTCTGGCCAGTCCTCTGCAGGCGTGGTCAGGCAGGTGTTCTCCTCTCGCTCCCACACAGCCCACCTCCCTCGTCTGCTGCCCTTCACCACAGGTCACTGAACACTGACAAAGGCAAAACCACATCCCactaaaataaatccatttatCTTTTGTGGTCAAATTAGCCAAGATGGTTACAGCATAGACCCTGTAAAAACATCTATGAATGACTGTTGACAGTTATTGAGAAATAGAAAACTCTCtcagctgaaagaaaatttaaaactgtcAAGAGGATATGAGCAAACAGCATTCTTGTAGGAACTCAGTCACTTAGGCCATATagtcttgaaaaaaaaaaccttgctTCGTACGTCAGTTTTAGAATAGTCTAGCTTAGGGTGATGGTTCACCAATCTATGTGATAGTTAGACCATAATTTGGAGTAAGATACTAACCACACTGAAGCTGGAAACGCTGTACTCTGCAGCAGCACAGGGGTGTCTGTTGCAAGGCTGCTGACTGACTGGCCTCTGTAGTCGGAGGGCGACGCAGTAGGACTCGTCCACCACTCTGGGGTTTGATGGGTCCTGAACCAAACACTCCACGCTGCGGTACTGCACACCTCCATCGCAGGAGGCAGAGCACTCGCTGTAGACTCCAGCCCTGTAGATGTACGTAAGCGTCTCTCTTGGACTGCTGTCATAACCCTGTCATCACATCAAATAAAGTCAGATGATTTGAACATAACACTTCAATGGAGCAAACTTTGGTATTGGTAGCTAAAcaatttgcatttcatttccaaatttagtttttttttttttcttctctttgaacTATTACCAATATAGATTAGTTAATTAAGGTCACTGTTGTTTTATGATCTCTTTGGGTATTTACACTGGTTGCCATGTAGGTGGCACTGTATGGCCTGAAGTCTTATGAAGTGACATTTATGCAAATAGACacaaaaatatagcaaaattaaaatgtgaaggTCTAACCAAATCAACTGAATTTGAGTCCTACCCCAGGTGTTTGATACTCAGGACATCCAGCCATTCCAAACCCTCGAGCTGGTGTCACTCCATCTAAACAACAGCCATATCTGAGGATGAGAAGGACTTTCTGttagagaaaacatttaacaggTACAAATCAACTTGCTTCAGTCAAATACTGGTTTAAATGACAGAATCCAGAGAGCACATTACCTGCTACGAACACAGTCATCTTGTGTGCAGCCCTGGTTCCTGGGTCCAGTTGCAGGAGTGTGACCATCAGGACAGCATCCATACAGTGACTGCACACAAGGGTGACCTAAAGAGGGTAGGAAAACAATGTCAGTGAATGCTGCTGTTCTTAAATCCAAAGTAATCTGCATTGGAACTAACCATTAACTCTATGATTAACAACTAGAGATACTGGGACCATTTagtggaaaataaaagtttaattttttctgaaagatatttaaaaatcagataCTAACCATGGCTTTTAGAACATGCAAGTGACCAGAAAAGTTGCTTCTTAAGGGGTCCCTGGCCAGCAAGTGACTGCGAGGAATATTTGACCTCTCAGAATAACTACtttgaaaacttaaaatttatACTGATGAACTTAATACTTCTTTGTAGGTccacaaataaaagaaaagttgcaaaattaaaaaaaatcttcaataaaCAAGTGTTTATTGAAGAGTTAAAAGACCCAACAAGGGTAATTATTGTGTTCATAAGGAGGAAAAATcttgtttgttattttaacatCATAATTTCAACTGTGACTGCAAATTATCcagtcaaaaagtaaaaaaaaaatctatttgtttCTAAACACGACCACATTAATAAGTTCCTTGTTCCTAACTTCACTGAGTCTATACTGAAACCCTGCATAAGTACAGGTAAAAAACTTTCCTTTACAAATTATTTGCtgctatttattttagtttaattttaatcaagttCAAAGATTTTGAACTTGATTAAAATCTTTAATCAAGTGGCTGGCTACAGAATAGTGGCTGGCTAGCACCAGCCACTATTCTGGTGGCTGGTGGTAGATAGGGTTAAACAGAAGAGGTTCTCCAAGTCAAATTTTGCTTAGGGGGCTTTTTGACCCTATGCAGGAAGTAATAAAAATTAtggtctttttatttgtttgttacaGAGATTTTGGTCATTGATGGGCAAGAAAGCAGCAACAatagacacatttttattgcctgaaaaatatttatttcactgaaGACTTATTAACCAAATAAATCTGGTTGCAATCTAGTTTTATATGGTTTTTGCTTGTGAgttttttaaactgtgtttttagcTGAATATACCAATCATTTAGAGGCAAGACAAGGAAGTGAAAGGAGACACAGTGTAACAAACCTGACTGTTCCCCTGGAACATGGGGCACAAACCTTATGGTACCTCTACCAGCCCCTGAGTCCTGGATGCTTGGAACCGCTGGAGAGAAATAAGGCTATAATGGCTGAAAAGCACAAATATTCCAACCAAAACACACCACAGTCAACATTTGGCTCACTTTGTGGTCTGTTACACGGCTGTGCATTGCATGTTTCGACAGATGTGGGTCTGCTGTCAAATCCACATTGATCCTCAGAGAAGGGATTCAGATCTGCATCAAAACAGCCGACCTTCCTCTCCCTCAAACCACCTTCACAGCTTCTAGAGCACTGTGGATTTAAGACGAGTTGTTAATGCTGAAATACTTATGaggattacattttttaacaatgcATTTGCAGAGACTTTCCTCTTAAACTTACAAGTCCAAACTCTGTCACGTGCcaggaaatgtgtgtgtgacaggCAGGTTGGCGGCAGGTCTGGACAGAAGCAGGTCTGGCCAGTCCTCTGCAGGCGTGGTCAGGCAGGTGTTCCCCTCTCGTTCCCACACAGACCACCTCCCTCGTCTGCTGCCCTTCCCCACAGGTCACTGAACACTGACAACCAATTACAGATTCAAACTGGCTGTCTATGTAGTTATCttataacaaaatgtatttactacAATAGTGCTTTAATATGTCATATTCTTAGgttataaacacaaactttaatttattttattggtacATTTGCataatatatttacataaataatttcaaatttgtGAAGGACCACAAttataaaacattgaaaaaatgattttcatatttttctcaaataaaaaccttttcagtCCACTTTGCTGTGATAACTTTGACCAATTCAGAATTTACCAAATTAGAAAATAGTCCACCTGTGATCTACGAGTAATTAAATATCAGTGTAAATTCAGCTGGTTTATAAATGCATTAGaggtttgtttgcttttttcagtgtggaaagagaagctggtcagaacAGGGAAATCTAAAGGTAAAACCAGAGTGGAGGTAACATGCAGAACAACAAAACTATACTGCCAGAGTCTCAAAAGAAGCTATGTGGAGCTGTGTTTTTgaagagaaaaagttcaaaaggtcCTCAAACGGGGACTCAATCCAAATGTACACcgcacttttcaggtttttgtttattaaatctaattttttccAAGGCACTGTAAGTGAAAGTCCAAGActgacaaagaaaacacaacattaacttTATTCTAGCTTCTATGACACCTATCAAAGGTCCACACTGTGAGATACAAACCACACTGAAGCTGGAGACGCTGAACTTTGCTGCAGCACATGGATGCATGTTGCACGCCTGCTGACTCTGTGGCCTCTGCAGGCGCTGTGTGATGCAGTAAGACTCATCGACCACATGGGGGTTTGACGGGTCCTGGACCCAACAGTCCACGCTGCGGTACTGCATGCCTCCGTCACAGGTGGCAGAGCACTCCCCGTAGACCCCGGCCCTGTAGATGTATGTGCGTGTGTCTCTTGGATGGGGGGAAACAGCGACAGGAGCAGAGGAGTGGACAGAGACTGTGTCGTTATCCAAACCCATAAACTCTCTATGGTCCAATAGCTGGAAAGAGACAACATATCAACAGTATGACAAATAAGCTTAGGTGTGAAGTCTTTGAAATGGAAAACTACATAAGTGGGCTTCAAATCTTACCCGACAAACTCCATCCACACAGATGTCAGTGCGTCCCACATAGCATGGGGTCCCATCCATCACTGTGAGCCTGTGGCGGTAGAAGAAGTTTTGTCCCCTTGGTACGCAGTTTAGCTCACATGGATTAGAAGCTGGAATATTAAAGGAATAATTAGCAACATGCTGAATCAGGAGCTTTACACACTTTATTCCTGGAATACTGtgtaatttgaaacaaaacattgcGCACTGTAATCCCCACTATGTTTGTcatcaacattttaattaaacttttacatagtagaatatttatgaaatattaatcCGACTCTGTGccaaaaatttaaactttaaagcagaaatgtttctgtaaaaacttttctttcttcttgatGGTGGCAAAAGATTTTAAGAGACTCTAATAGAGACTATACCTCCATAATAAGGCACCCATGTGTGTCGTTTTCCTTGAAAGTCCATTCTGTCAAACTCTGAACATTGTTCCTCCCTGAAGTCTCTTGATCCAACGGGGCAGGCCtgtcacaacaaaacaaaaacaccgtATATCTAAATATCTCACATTGTATTCCTGTGTgcactgagtttatttttaagggAGTTAATGTAATTACATGAGTATTACAGGTGAGGAATGATTTGGAGGATCCTTCACAGTTGTGTCCTCCATCTGTCCTGCAGGAGagaaattatattatattatattatattatattatattatattatattatattatattatattatattatattatattatattatattatattatattagtTTCACTGTGAATGTTTAAATAGCCTACCTTGAAGTAATACATCTCCTGGTTCTCATTGCCACTCCGGTGCCGCAGGTTCGACTGCAAGGGCCATAGGGCCCAAACTCTCCCCAGTAGTCATTTACCGGCTGTGTCACCTgccaaaataaatgcataaataaaaaatggacatgcagttacatttctaaaaaaaaaaaaaggggggggggttTGTGCCGCCTCTGGAACACATGCTGCTTCCCTTGCACCAAATTCAAGCCGCAACAGAACAACAAGCCAAAGTGTGAGAGCACAATGAGACTAAAATAGAAGCTGGAACTTGAAACCACAAACCAACCCCTGTGTGTTGCATAATGAATATACAAACTTGCTCCTTGGCATATAATCACAATCACTTGTGTGATGACAGTAAATCACACTTTACTCTAAAATCTTAAAGtacaagtaaaacattttagcaaaattgtcgtttttgttttcctttgtgaaATTGTCTTATTATCCAGGATATTTTAGACTATGATGATTTGAGGGAAACAAAACCTTGTCTAGACAAATTAGTATTGTTTGTAGAATTAACCCTAAATCTGAACAGGTCTGAATAAAAGGGAATTTAAGCTTAAAAGGTCAAAtttaagatttacaaaatataGACTAGCTGACTAAGGATATAGAATTGTGATGCTTTGGTTTGTAGCAGCTGAATGGCAAGTCGGTACCCGAATATGGCCTTACTGAGTGGGGTAGAAGACGTTCTCCCCGTGTcaacgtgttttttttctacagatggatgaatggatggacggatTGATGGACGGAttgatggatagatggatggatggatggatggatggatggatggatggatggatggatggatggatggatggatggatggatgctgaAGGTAGCATGTCACTGACATTAGCAGTGattacacaaaaaatatgtttttcccTTTAAACCGCACAATACCTTTTTACCTAGTGTGGATATAACTAGCAGTACCAGGTTGTAggtacaaaaatacaacaaatcaaataatattttattctgcAATTTAAAACTGCACATGAAAAAAGAACTACTcttactgctttattttaattttttaaaaatgcagtccATAAGtactagttttattttttcaatttactATGAACTGTATAAAGAACTATTATTGACTCAAACATGGAGTTAgatgtatttaataaaacatgataaaaattaGACTTACTGTAAAAGCAGGAACAACCAGCTGCAGGATGCCAAGGACTTGCAGGATGTTCATGTTCACCAAAAGCCTCTCATAAACTATCAATGAGAAAAGCTGCTAAATAACTCAAATGTCAATGCAAAGACGTGCAACCAGGCATTCAACTTTTGTCATAACTGGTTCACCATAATTTTCATCCACATCTGGAAGTGATGTATTTGGTGAAGCTGAATAAATGTCATTTATACAAGAGAgaggtgaaaatgtgtttaaaggTAATGCTGCCTTACCTTGTTCAAGCGAATCCGGAGCTGGTAGATCAGCACCACAGAGGAGCGTGGATGTACAAGATGAAAGACGGCACAGACACACTGATTTCTATCTTCTCATCTGGTCTGCTTGCCAAAACCGCAGCCCAGAAAGTGTCAAGTTACAACCATTCAAGAAGACTttctttttccagaaaaaaaatgtttttttgagcTTCTGTTTTTAGCACTGTGTATATACGCCCCCATAAAACACAGGATTTGCCCCATTATATGCAGGATTGCATGCACCTTAAATGTTTAGAGTTTCATTTTTAAGTCGAATATAgcatgaaataaatataaaatgcagttttcaaataatttaatatgcAAATGGATTTAGCAAACCAACTTTATCCTATCTGAAATCGTAATTGCATCTCTTGCCAAATCACAAATCACCTGAGATTAGCTATATTCTTTGGTTTAATAACATTAACTACACCCAGGCCTGACAACTGTAGAAAACACATAATTAGTCTGACCAGATGATGTACTGTGGGCtcaaaagattttgaaaacaaacagatcatGCAGCGAtcttcagaaatgtaaaagcAGATAAGAAAGGAAGTCATTGGCATCTATAAAAGTGGAAATAGTTACCCTCTAAATCATACTGTGAAACTATTTCCAAGGATGTACTGGAGCATGGCAGTGGTAGTATTATGAATGAGAGCTACTGTGCCTCTTCAAAGCCTGGATGACCTGCCTTAATTCATAATGCCATGAAGTATTCCTTCTAGCAGGTAATTCTAAAGACGAATGTTGGATCATAATTTCATGACTTTAAGCTTCCGCCCACTTGGGTTAGACAGAAAGATGATGATCTGAAACTGCCCATCTCTGATCTAAATTAACTTTACAGTGCCACAGTCAAAGACTAGAGTTAAATTCACTTGAGATGTTGTGGCAAAACCTCAGACAGGCCATCCAGGGTTTGTAATCCTCAGATGTGGCTGTagtaaaagaattaaaagtGGACCAAAATCAGTTCACTGTATCTGAAGTACTCATTGGCCGCTATGGCAAACACTTGAGGACAGTTGTTGCCTCCAGAGTTGATACAACTGGTTGAGGCTTAAGGGgaaaatttctttttcaaacatgGCCAGGCTGgtttaaattgtctttttctcttaataactaaaattatcatttgaaaactaaatttcCTATTTATTGAGATGATAACTAAAACATGTATTGTGTGaccaaaaaaaggagaaaa contains:
- the LOC102228974 gene encoding papilin-like, with the translated sequence MNILQVLGILQLVVPAFTVTQPVNDYWGEFGPYGPCSRTCGTGVAMRTRRCITSRTDGGHNCEGSSKSFLTCNTHACPVGSRDFREEQCSEFDRMDFQGKRHTWVPYYGASNPCELNCVPRGQNFFYRHRLTVMDGTPCYVGRTDICVDGVCRLLDHREFMGLDNDTVSVHSSAPVAVSPHPRDTRTYIYRAGVYGECSATCDGGMQYRSVDCWVQDPSNPHVVDESYCITQRLQRPQSQQACNMHPCAAAKFSVSSFSVCSVTCGEGQQTREVVCVGTRGEHLPDHACRGLARPASVQTCRQPACHTHISWHVTEFGLCSRSCEGGLRERKVGCFDADLNPFSEDQCGFDSRPTSVETCNAQPCNRPQTVPSIQDSGAGRGTIRFVPHVPGEQSGHPCVQSLYGCCPDGHTPATGPRNQGCTQDDCVRSRYGCCLDGVTPARGFGMAGCPEYQTPGGYDSSPRETLTYIYRAGVYSECSASCDGGVQYRSVECLVQDPSNPRVVDESYCVALRLQRPVSQQPCNRHPCAAAEYSVSSFSVCSVTCGEGQQTREVGCVGARGEHLPDHACRGLARPASVQTCRRPACHTHISWHVTEFGLCTRSCGGGVRERKVGCFDTDLNPYPEERCGAASRPLSVDSCNIQPCPGVQTVPSVQNPEAGESPRRFVPHVPGDHSVPRPDTYSERGPYPPVYGPHCAQSLYGCCPDGHTSATGPRSQGCPQHDCAQSRYGCCLDGVTPAPGVGRAGCPEFQTTELHPSRPADPSGGNVCLLPRDEGPCDNWMVRFVYDYSTGKCKEFWYGGCHGNANNYRSMEACRRECEDVSRGPAPARRTSRRGSLGSIARARAQVSRLQRTE